Proteins encoded by one window of Cyclobacteriaceae bacterium:
- a CDS encoding FGGY family carbohydrate kinase: MAVSVVAIFDIGKTNKKYFLFDNQYSIVHEESTTIDECLDLDGYPSEDLYALCSWINDRLDSTFANKKYRVEAINFSCYGASLVHLDHNYKIALPLTNYLKPFNDRLSKDFNNLYNTSNRLLVETASPYLGNLNSGLQLFDLKHSRPQIYNKIKVSLHLPQFLAFTLCGAIFSDMTSIGCHTLLWDFQKNTYHQWVQRENIDKKLAPIALEINTYQFNDLSLPLKVGIGLHDSSSALIPYLINFHEPFILISTGTWSISLNPFNQSVLSLNELNHDCLSYLSSSGQKVKASRKLIGLEHEHEVKKLCTHFHKQIDFYKEIRYNPLFRTDKSTSYGSDLSAFSSYEEAYHKLIQKLVDDQITSTNLIIEKNKPLPRIFVDGGFSKNSVFMTFLASAYNNTEVFAASMAQASALGAALSIHKFWNNLPIPQDIINLRYYSGDIPIKK; this comes from the coding sequence ATGGCAGTTTCAGTAGTAGCTATTTTTGACATTGGGAAAACAAATAAGAAATATTTTCTTTTCGATAATCAATACTCAATTGTACACGAGGAAAGTACAACCATCGATGAATGCTTAGATTTAGATGGATATCCCTCTGAAGATTTATACGCATTATGCTCCTGGATAAATGATAGACTTGATTCAACCTTTGCAAATAAAAAGTATAGGGTTGAAGCGATAAATTTTAGTTGTTATGGTGCTAGCTTAGTCCATTTAGATCATAATTACAAAATTGCTCTTCCATTAACTAATTACTTGAAGCCTTTTAATGATCGTTTATCAAAAGATTTTAATAATCTTTATAATACTTCAAATAGACTTTTAGTTGAGACTGCGTCACCCTATCTCGGGAACCTAAATTCAGGCTTACAATTGTTTGATTTAAAACACAGTAGGCCTCAGATTTATAATAAGATAAAGGTTAGCCTTCATTTGCCACAATTCTTAGCATTTACGTTGTGTGGTGCAATCTTTTCTGATATGACTAGTATTGGATGTCACACCCTCCTCTGGGATTTTCAGAAAAACACCTATCATCAATGGGTTCAACGTGAAAATATTGATAAAAAACTTGCACCAATAGCGTTAGAAATTAATACATATCAATTCAATGATTTATCGTTACCTCTTAAAGTTGGAATAGGCTTGCATGATAGTTCATCAGCTTTAATTCCATATCTTATTAACTTTCATGAACCGTTTATTTTAATATCCACTGGAACCTGGTCGATAAGTCTTAACCCATTCAATCAGTCAGTTCTTTCATTGAATGAGTTAAATCATGATTGCCTTAGTTACTTAAGCTCTAGCGGTCAGAAAGTAAAGGCATCAAGAAAACTTATTGGACTTGAACATGAACATGAAGTAAAAAAACTTTGCACACATTTTCATAAACAAATCGATTTTTACAAGGAAATAAGGTACAATCCATTATTTAGAACTGATAAATCAACTTCTTATGGCTCCGATCTATCAGCATTTTCCTCATATGAAGAAGCTTATCATAAACTAATACAAAAGCTAGTTGATGATCAAATTACTTCCACCAATCTTATAATAGAGAAAAATAAGCCTTTGCCGCGCATATTCGTTGATGGAGGATTCAGCAAAAACTCAGTATTTATGACATTTTTGGCATCTGCATACAACAATACAGAAGTATTTGCAGCCTCCATGGCTCAAGCATCAGCATTGGGTGCCGCTTTGTCCATACATAAGTTTTGGAATAACCTACCCATCCCCCAAGATATAATTAACCTTAGATATTATTCTGGCGATATACCAATTAAGAAATGA
- a CDS encoding bifunctional aldolase/short-chain dehydrogenase, with protein sequence MEKVSPFNSTTLKSDFKHVSYLWDDERASKMLSEVELLIYRSNLLGSDLRLTNYGGGNTSCKDMGIDPITGESVNIMWVKGSGGDLGTLKHSGLAALYLNKLRDLEKVYKGLMYEDEMVDLFNHCIYDLNSKAPSIDTPLHGFLPFKHIDHLHPDAVISIAACKNGEQLTKEIFSGEIGWIGWQRPGFDLGLKLRRCLEENPGIKGIILGSHGLFTWGDSSYDCYVNTLNVIETCSRFIENRTVKIDTIFDGGKIKSLSEEERKLRAANLSPILRGLCSSEQKMIGHFTDDPRVLQFINSHALNRLAPLGTSCPDHFLRTKISPLVLDIGPEEDLNATEILRSKLQSQFESYRSMYEAYYEMHKHPNSPPMRDPNPVIMLYPGVGMFAFAKDKQTARVASEFYINAINVMRGAETLSEYIALPRQEAFNIEYWLLEEAKLKRMPKAKTLSGRIALVTGSAGGIGKAIAKKFLDEGACVLINDNNNLRLDATKEEFLKSYTSDQFSAIYLDVSNKQDIVNAYKRSCLEFGGVDIIVNCAGLSISKSLEDHTEEDWDLLFDVLAKGQFLVTKNGVEIFRKQKFGGDIINIVSKNALVSGPNNSGYGSAKAAQLHLSRLNAAELGKEKIRVNVVNPDAVIFESKIWEGEWAEGRAKAYGISVEELPKFYAQRTLLNEVILPEDIANACFALVSGLLNKSTGNILNVDGGVPMAFVR encoded by the coding sequence ATGGAAAAAGTATCACCATTTAATAGTACCACTCTAAAAAGCGACTTTAAGCATGTAAGTTATTTATGGGATGATGAAAGAGCATCAAAAATGCTAAGCGAAGTGGAGCTTTTAATTTATCGATCAAATTTACTTGGATCCGATCTACGCTTGACAAACTATGGTGGAGGTAACACCTCTTGTAAGGATATGGGTATTGACCCAATTACAGGAGAATCAGTTAATATAATGTGGGTAAAAGGTTCTGGAGGTGATCTGGGCACCTTAAAACATTCAGGGTTAGCGGCATTGTATCTTAATAAACTTAGAGACCTTGAAAAAGTATACAAGGGACTCATGTATGAAGATGAAATGGTAGATCTTTTTAACCATTGTATTTATGATTTAAATTCTAAGGCTCCTTCTATTGATACACCACTACATGGATTTCTTCCATTTAAGCATATCGATCACCTTCACCCAGATGCTGTAATCTCCATTGCTGCTTGTAAAAACGGTGAGCAATTGACTAAGGAAATATTTTCTGGAGAAATCGGATGGATAGGTTGGCAACGTCCTGGTTTCGACTTAGGATTAAAATTAAGGCGATGTTTGGAAGAAAACCCAGGGATCAAAGGCATTATTCTTGGTTCACATGGCCTATTTACTTGGGGCGATTCTTCTTATGATTGCTATGTGAATACGTTAAATGTTATTGAAACCTGTTCAAGGTTTATTGAGAATAGGACAGTTAAAATCGATACAATATTTGATGGAGGGAAGATTAAATCTCTATCAGAAGAGGAGCGTAAATTAAGAGCAGCAAACCTTTCGCCAATTTTAAGAGGGCTTTGTAGTAGTGAACAAAAAATGATTGGACATTTTACTGATGATCCAAGAGTGCTCCAATTTATTAATTCACATGCGCTCAATCGTTTAGCTCCTCTGGGAACAAGTTGCCCCGATCACTTTTTAAGGACAAAAATCAGCCCACTTGTACTTGACATTGGTCCCGAGGAGGACTTAAATGCTACCGAAATACTGCGTTCCAAACTACAGAGTCAATTTGAGTCTTATCGTTCTATGTATGAGGCATATTATGAGATGCATAAACACCCCAATAGTCCCCCTATGAGGGATCCTAATCCAGTGATTATGCTTTATCCCGGAGTAGGTATGTTTGCATTTGCTAAGGATAAACAAACAGCAAGAGTTGCTTCGGAATTTTATATTAATGCGATCAATGTAATGCGTGGGGCTGAAACATTATCCGAATACATAGCCCTACCCAGGCAAGAGGCATTTAATATAGAATACTGGCTTTTGGAAGAAGCAAAACTTAAGAGAATGCCCAAAGCTAAAACTCTTTCAGGTAGAATTGCATTAGTAACAGGCAGCGCAGGAGGAATTGGAAAAGCAATTGCGAAAAAATTTCTAGACGAGGGAGCTTGTGTCCTAATTAACGATAATAACAATCTTAGACTGGATGCAACTAAGGAAGAATTTCTTAAGTCATATACATCTGATCAATTTAGTGCAATATATTTAGATGTGTCCAATAAACAGGATATCGTCAATGCTTATAAGAGAAGTTGTCTGGAATTTGGGGGGGTAGATATTATCGTTAATTGTGCAGGATTATCCATCTCCAAATCTTTAGAAGATCATACTGAAGAGGATTGGGATTTATTGTTTGATGTACTGGCTAAGGGTCAATTCCTTGTAACCAAGAATGGTGTTGAAATCTTTCGAAAGCAAAAGTTTGGGGGTGATATAATTAACATTGTTAGTAAAAATGCACTAGTATCTGGACCAAATAATTCAGGATACGGTTCAGCAAAAGCGGCTCAACTTCACTTAAGTAGATTAAATGCTGCTGAGCTTGGAAAAGAAAAAATACGGGTCAATGTAGTAAATCCAGATGCTGTAATTTTTGAGAGTAAAATATGGGAAGGAGAATGGGCGGAAGGTCGTGCGAAAGCTTATGGAATTTCAGTTGAAGAACTACCAAAATTCTATGCGCAAAGAACACTTCTGAATGAAGTTATATTGCCCGAAGACATCGCAAACGCATGTTTTGCTTTAGTCAGCGGTTTGCTGAATAAATCAACCGGAAACATTCTAAATGTAGATGGTGGAGTGCCTATGGCATTTGTTAGATAA
- a CDS encoding GntR family transcriptional regulator, which translates to MKSGLVEIDESSKIPKYQQVADYIISEIGGGFVKVGDKIPSINETSEELLLSRDTVEKAYKNLRKRGIITAVQGKGFYVTSTIRSDGKRILLAFNKLSDHKKAIYNSFIKKLGDTATVDLHVHNSDNKILEKIIIENLGKYDFYVIMPHLKDETDSVKDAINKISKDKLLLINKDLDGISGEYGCVYEDFEQDIYQALLTGIARIKRYKKLILIFPTENYYCTGIRDGFINFCRKNEFDFDIIGSAQRHEIKSKELYIVIEEADLVEIVKKATSKNLSLGRNIGIIAYNDSPFKEILAGGISVLSTDFERMGAEIADMIQTRTQRKRKNPFSLILRSSV; encoded by the coding sequence ATGAAATCGGGATTGGTAGAAATTGATGAAAGCTCAAAAATTCCAAAGTACCAACAAGTAGCTGATTACATTATATCTGAAATAGGTGGAGGATTTGTAAAAGTTGGCGACAAAATACCATCTATCAATGAAACAAGCGAAGAATTGCTATTATCTAGAGACACCGTTGAAAAGGCATATAAGAACCTGAGGAAACGGGGTATAATAACTGCAGTTCAAGGTAAAGGGTTTTATGTCACTAGCACTATACGATCTGATGGGAAACGAATACTCCTTGCCTTCAATAAATTAAGTGATCATAAAAAGGCTATATATAATTCCTTTATTAAAAAATTGGGTGATACAGCCACTGTTGATTTACACGTCCACAATTCCGACAATAAAATACTGGAAAAAATTATCATCGAAAATTTAGGAAAGTATGATTTCTATGTAATAATGCCCCATCTGAAGGACGAAACAGATAGTGTTAAGGACGCTATAAATAAAATATCGAAAGATAAGTTATTACTTATAAACAAAGATTTAGATGGGATATCTGGTGAATATGGTTGTGTCTATGAAGATTTTGAACAAGACATTTATCAAGCCCTTTTAACAGGAATAGCTCGCATAAAACGATACAAGAAATTAATCCTAATTTTTCCTACAGAAAACTATTATTGCACAGGAATACGTGATGGGTTCATTAATTTTTGTAGAAAGAATGAATTTGATTTTGATATCATTGGGAGCGCCCAAAGACATGAAATTAAATCAAAAGAGCTCTACATCGTAATTGAAGAGGCTGATCTAGTTGAAATTGTTAAAAAGGCAACTTCTAAAAATCTTTCACTAGGTAGAAACATAGGAATAATTGCCTACAATGATTCTCCATTTAAAGAAATCTTGGCCGGTGGCATATCTGTGTTAAGTACGGACTTCGAACGAATGGGTGCTGAAATTGCCGATATGATTCAAACCAGGACTCAAAGGAAAAGAAAAAATCCATTTTCATTAATTCTAAGATCCTCAGTGTGA
- a CDS encoding TonB-dependent receptor, with protein sequence MASGFAQTRQITGKVTSGSDGTDLPGVSILIKGSTSGTITDVSGNYSISASPEDILLFSFIGFESQEMRVGSQSVINISMKPSVATLDEVIITGYAAQRSQDITGAIATLSMKDEPPAPVATIGQMLQGKLAGVRVTQTSGRPGEAMKFQIRGAVSLTAGSDPLYVVDGMPITGDLSFLNPNEIENITVLKDPASASLYGSRSSNGVVLVTTKAGKAGRLQIDFNSYYGVESVPKNRRLDMMNAREYAQFQKEIAETNGRPVNPAFQNPEQYGEGTDWFEEITRRGAVQSYNLSLGTGTEKIKTSANFGYFNQEGVIEGTEFERFSLRINTRFQPTEKLGIGFNIAPNFTFNTNFNTDGWPYVTENLISSALITTPLASPFNSDGTLALRATDPASFGNPNWLRVAREKVYEDRDFRLLTNAFVEYEILEGLTAKSTFNIQNGNRNIFQFNPSTIGVLFIPPPRIPFGSDNNRRFTNWVNENTITYQKKIEDHSFDALVGFTSQRYRLDGTLVSASNYPDDKIQTVNAAGITLVTSDIQEWTLLSYLARVNYTYKDKYLFTLSARRDGSSRFGKNNRWGNFPAASVGWIISKEDFWNFEEVSFLKLRASYGITGNFEIGNYSHLTTVGNAFYPFGNTVSTGRAPNNLGDQSLGWENNKQFNLGLDINFLNDRFQFSYNYYIRNTTNLLFNAPVPLSSGFGNIQSNIGELKFWGHEFNISGTILNTSKFKWNSNLNFSFDRNETMSLATADGVLPSGLLLYQYRSHITQVGQPVAMFYGAIHDGVYVNQADFDNSPKHESSQVGTVKFRDLNNDGIISFPDDMTAIGSPWPKFTFGMTNNFSYGNFDLSFSIAGSYGNKILAFHENWTTNLDGVFNVLSEVKNRWKSPEDPGDGKYGSVQQGTTFLERDRWNSRYLKDGSYLAFKNITLGYNIPLNDNRVFKRANVYISSQNTFIFTRYPGPNPEVNTQTNGATAANQSSFGITPGVDENSYPVPRTISVGVNLSF encoded by the coding sequence ATGGCCAGTGGTTTTGCACAAACCCGTCAGATTACCGGCAAAGTCACATCCGGTTCAGATGGAACTGACCTACCTGGAGTTTCCATTCTTATTAAAGGGAGTACTTCAGGCACAATTACAGATGTCTCTGGTAATTACTCAATCTCTGCTAGTCCTGAAGACATTCTACTTTTTAGTTTTATTGGTTTCGAATCCCAAGAAATGCGGGTAGGTTCTCAGTCAGTAATTAACATCTCAATGAAGCCAAGTGTAGCTACACTAGATGAGGTTATAATAACTGGCTATGCAGCACAGAGAAGCCAAGATATAACAGGAGCTATAGCCACTTTGTCTATGAAAGATGAACCTCCAGCTCCTGTGGCTACAATTGGGCAAATGCTACAAGGTAAATTGGCAGGCGTACGTGTAACTCAAACCTCCGGAAGGCCAGGGGAGGCTATGAAATTTCAAATACGTGGAGCAGTTTCCCTTACTGCAGGATCTGACCCACTCTATGTAGTAGATGGAATGCCTATAACAGGTGATCTAAGTTTTTTGAATCCGAATGAGATTGAAAACATAACCGTTTTGAAAGATCCTGCTTCAGCCTCTTTATATGGTTCTCGATCTTCAAATGGAGTTGTATTAGTAACAACAAAAGCTGGTAAGGCCGGTAGATTACAAATCGATTTTAACTCTTATTACGGTGTAGAAAGTGTACCCAAAAATAGGCGTTTGGATATGATGAATGCTCGTGAGTATGCTCAATTCCAGAAAGAAATCGCTGAAACAAATGGTAGACCGGTAAATCCTGCCTTTCAAAATCCTGAACAATATGGTGAAGGAACTGATTGGTTCGAAGAAATAACTAGGAGAGGTGCGGTTCAGAGTTACAATTTATCATTGGGAACTGGGACAGAGAAGATCAAAACATCGGCCAATTTTGGATATTTCAATCAAGAGGGCGTTATTGAAGGAACTGAGTTTGAAAGGTTCTCTCTTAGAATCAACACACGATTTCAGCCAACAGAAAAATTAGGTATAGGATTCAATATTGCTCCTAACTTCACTTTTAACACTAATTTTAATACAGATGGGTGGCCTTATGTAACCGAGAATCTCATATCCTCTGCGTTAATTACCACCCCGCTTGCCAGTCCATTTAATAGCGATGGTACACTTGCCTTAAGGGCAACCGATCCTGCTTCGTTTGGTAATCCAAACTGGCTAAGGGTTGCAAGGGAAAAGGTCTATGAGGATCGAGATTTTAGGTTGCTAACAAATGCATTTGTGGAATACGAAATACTTGAAGGCCTTACAGCTAAATCCACTTTTAATATTCAAAATGGTAACAGAAACATATTTCAGTTCAATCCCTCAACAATTGGTGTTTTATTTATTCCACCTCCACGGATACCCTTTGGATCTGATAATAATAGACGGTTCACTAACTGGGTAAATGAGAATACAATTACTTATCAAAAAAAGATTGAAGACCATAGTTTTGACGCTTTAGTCGGATTTACATCTCAACGTTATCGACTTGATGGAACATTGGTAAGTGCATCTAATTACCCAGATGATAAAATACAAACCGTAAATGCCGCTGGTATTACTTTAGTAACAAGTGATATTCAAGAATGGACATTACTTTCATACTTGGCTCGCGTAAATTATACTTATAAAGATAAATACCTTTTTACGCTTTCAGCCAGACGAGATGGATCGTCAAGATTCGGTAAGAATAATAGATGGGGTAATTTTCCAGCGGCTTCTGTTGGTTGGATAATTTCCAAAGAGGATTTTTGGAATTTTGAAGAAGTGTCATTCCTAAAGCTAAGAGCAAGCTATGGTATTACCGGAAATTTTGAAATTGGAAACTACTCCCACCTGACTACAGTCGGAAACGCCTTTTATCCTTTTGGAAATACTGTAAGTACAGGGAGGGCTCCAAATAATCTAGGTGATCAGTCATTAGGCTGGGAAAATAATAAGCAATTTAACTTAGGCTTGGATATTAACTTTCTTAACGACCGCTTCCAGTTTTCCTATAATTATTACATTAGAAACACAACAAATTTGCTTTTTAATGCACCGGTTCCTCTTTCATCAGGTTTTGGAAACATACAATCGAACATTGGCGAACTCAAGTTCTGGGGGCATGAATTCAATATATCAGGCACGATCTTAAATACCAGTAAGTTTAAGTGGAATTCTAACCTCAACTTTTCTTTTGACAGAAATGAAACAATGTCTTTGGCAACGGCTGATGGTGTACTCCCAAGTGGATTACTTCTTTATCAATACAGAAGTCATATAACGCAAGTAGGACAACCTGTTGCTATGTTCTATGGTGCGATTCATGATGGCGTTTACGTTAATCAGGCAGATTTTGATAATTCTCCGAAACATGAAAGCTCTCAAGTGGGTACCGTTAAGTTCCGTGATTTAAACAATGATGGTATTATTTCATTTCCGGATGATATGACTGCAATAGGTAGCCCTTGGCCCAAATTTACGTTTGGTATGACTAACAATTTCTCTTATGGTAATTTTGATCTTTCGTTCTCTATAGCAGGATCTTACGGAAATAAGATTTTGGCTTTTCATGAAAATTGGACTACTAACCTAGATGGAGTATTTAATGTACTCTCTGAAGTAAAAAACCGTTGGAAATCTCCTGAAGATCCCGGTGATGGAAAGTACGGAAGTGTTCAACAAGGCACAACATTTTTAGAGCGAGACAGATGGAATTCAAGATACTTGAAAGATGGAAGTTATCTTGCGTTTAAGAATATAACATTAGGCTACAACATTCCGCTTAATGATAATAGGGTTTTCAAACGCGCAAATGTTTATATCAGTTCACAGAATACATTCATCTTTACAAGGTATCCTGGTCCTAATCCAGAGGTTAATACACAAACAAATGGTGCAACTGCAGCTAATCAAAGCAGTTTTGGAATTACTCCTGGTGTAGATGAAAACTCATATCCGGTTCCGCGTACTATTAGTGTTGGCGTAAACTTAAGTTTCTAA
- a CDS encoding RagB/SusD family nutrient uptake outer membrane protein, whose product MKKYIYISILFIAISSCDDFLEVAPETILTQENFYKNQNDFEQAVTGIYAPLQPLYQLQWQLNELRSDNTYFIYNVGNRGGKPTEDLATFTVETNNATLQSNWQYNYQIISRANLVLAQIDNVDFENSVKQNLKGQALFLRALAYFDLVKNFGGVPIFTAPPTSYDETFKLRATKQQVYDQIILDALAAIDLLPDRTTQTTGRATSGAARVLLADIYLNLERWNDAEVILTPVLSMGYSLLGDYADIFKPANKGNSEIIFEIWYVTGTSQPLFSTFPYSFIPQTPDPAVITGVSPATPNGGGSNNIPTPDLIASYEDQVEDERFGASIAFYTGPGSMVGIPNYTNQPYIRKYLHPHAVYNQTDQNWPVYRYAEVLLMMSEALNEQNKSAEALTYINQVRDRAGLTTDITTTVQGELRNAIINERRIELAFENKRWNDLVRKNIAISVMTTFGTSVKNNPEVYYYAPGNAPPPNSFNVTSDFLLYPIPINEIIVNPQLQQNPGYN is encoded by the coding sequence ATGAAAAAGTACATTTATATTAGTATATTATTTATTGCAATTTCTTCTTGTGATGATTTTCTTGAAGTTGCACCTGAGACTATTTTGACTCAAGAGAATTTTTATAAAAATCAGAACGACTTTGAACAAGCAGTTACGGGTATCTATGCCCCATTGCAACCGCTTTACCAGTTACAATGGCAGCTAAATGAATTACGCTCTGATAATACATACTTTATCTATAATGTTGGTAATAGGGGGGGTAAACCTACTGAAGATTTAGCGACATTCACTGTTGAAACAAATAATGCTACTCTTCAAAGTAACTGGCAATACAACTATCAAATAATATCAAGAGCTAATCTTGTACTCGCACAAATTGATAACGTTGATTTTGAGAATTCTGTTAAACAAAATTTAAAAGGTCAAGCATTATTTCTTCGCGCTTTGGCGTATTTTGATCTTGTTAAAAATTTCGGTGGCGTTCCTATTTTCACTGCTCCACCAACATCGTATGATGAAACATTTAAGCTTCGAGCTACAAAACAACAGGTTTATGATCAAATTATTTTAGATGCACTTGCGGCAATTGATCTGCTTCCAGATAGAACTACTCAAACAACAGGACGAGCTACTTCAGGAGCGGCACGTGTTTTACTTGCAGATATATACCTTAACCTTGAACGTTGGAATGATGCTGAAGTAATCCTTACACCTGTCTTGTCAATGGGGTATTCACTTCTTGGTGATTATGCAGATATATTTAAACCTGCAAATAAAGGAAATTCTGAAATTATCTTTGAAATTTGGTATGTTACAGGTACCTCTCAACCTCTTTTTAGTACTTTCCCTTACTCATTTATTCCACAGACGCCAGATCCTGCAGTAATTACAGGTGTTAGCCCAGCAACACCAAATGGTGGCGGATCAAATAACATTCCAACTCCAGATTTAATAGCCTCTTATGAAGATCAAGTGGAGGATGAAAGATTTGGAGCAAGTATCGCATTTTACACTGGACCGGGTTCTATGGTGGGCATACCTAATTATACAAATCAACCATACATAAGGAAGTATCTTCATCCACATGCTGTATATAATCAAACTGACCAAAATTGGCCTGTATATCGTTATGCTGAAGTTCTCTTAATGATGTCAGAAGCTTTAAATGAACAAAATAAGTCTGCGGAAGCACTTACTTACATAAATCAGGTGAGAGATAGAGCAGGTTTAACTACTGATATAACTACTACTGTCCAAGGGGAGCTGCGAAATGCAATTATTAATGAGCGCAGAATTGAATTAGCCTTTGAGAATAAAAGGTGGAATGACCTGGTACGTAAGAATATCGCAATTTCTGTGATGACTACATTTGGAACAAGTGTAAAGAATAACCCTGAGGTATATTACTATGCCCCAGGAAACGCTCCTCCACCAAATTCATTCAATGTCACTAGTGACTTTTTGTTATATCCAATTCCGATTAATGAAATAATTGTCAACCCTCAATTACAGCAGAATCCAGGTTATAACTAA